CCTGGCCAGCCTGCTCAGGACGGACAGCGCGGCAAAGGCCTGGGTGAAACAGGCGGCGGCCGGCCAGCTGGCCCCGAGCCTGCCCCGCCGCCACCCATTTCGCTGCGCCTTCGAGGAATATCTGCGCCGCTATGGCCACCGCGCCACCTACGAGAGCTACACCCGCCACGCCCGCTGGCGTGAAGACCCTTCTCCTCTGCTACATCACCTGTGCACCCTGGCCGCGCAGGCGACTGTCGCCGCTGGCCCGGCGGTGTCCGTCTCGGCGCACCTGCGGCGGTTGCCCCGTGGCCTGCGGGTGCTGCGGTCCGCCATTGGGCTCCTGGCACGGCTGGCACAGCAGGAACTGCAGGACCGCGAGCTGGGGCGCAGCGCCGTGTTCAGTCCCGTTGAACCGTACCGGCGCCTGCTTCTGCACATTGGCCGGGGCTGGGCCGCATCGGGACACATAGCACAGCCCAGCGACATCTTCGACCTCACCCTGCCGGAAATTCACGCCCTGCTGCGCCAGGAGCGGCCGTTGGGGGGCCTGAGAGATCTGGTGCTGGACCGGCAGCAGGCGACCGAAGCGTGGCGCGCCCTGAGCGTTCCCGATGTGTATACCGAGGGCGCCCTGGTGCCCACTTCAACAGACAGTCCTCCTGTTCAGCCCCCCAGAGCCGCTGGGCGACACACCTTGACCGGCACGGGGGCCAGCAGCGGCGTGGTCACCGGCCGGGCGTGCGTGCTGGACCACCCGAATGACCTGGGAACGCTGCAGGCGGGGGACATTCTGGTGGTGCGCAGCACCGACCCCTCCTGGACCCCCGTATTCCTGCAGGCCCGTGGCCTGGTGATAGAAACAGGCGGGCTCCTCTCCCACGGCACCATCGTGGCGCGCGAGTTCGGCCTGCCCACGGTCCTGAACATCCCTGGCATCCGGCAGCAGGTCCGAACTGGTGACCTTCTCCACGTTGATGGCGCGGCAGGTACAGTCACTCTTTATCCGCGTGAGGACCACCTATGAAACGACCCCTACCTCTGGGGCCCCAACTGGCTCTGGCGTTCCTGACATTCAAAGGGATCAACCTGCTCCTCAACGCCCTGACCTTTCCCCGCCTGCGCACGCCTCCGGCGTGTGAAGCCCTGCCTATGGTGTCCCTCCTGATTCCAGCGCGCGATGAGGCCCACAACCTGCGGCGTCACCTGCCCGGCATCGTGGCGCAAGCGGCCCATGAAGTCCTGATCCTGGACGACGGCAGCACCGACGAAACCGCCGAGGTCGCCGCCGCGTGTGGCCTGCGGGTGATTCGGGGTGCCCCGCTGCCCCCAGGCTGGAAGGGCAAAAGCTGGGCCTGTCATCAGCTGGCGGCGCAGGCCAGTGGCGAGATCCTGCTGTTTCTCGATGCCGATGTTGTTCTGCATGGCGGGGCCGCTAGGGCGCTGGCCGCGCACTTGCAGCAGCACCGTTCCGGCCTGGTGAGTGTGCTGCCCCGGCCTCAAGGCCTGAATCTGGGCACCCGTCTCCTGGCCCCGCTGGTGGACGTGATGGTGTTGACCTGGCTGGCGTACCCGCTGCAGTGGCTGCGCTGGCCACAGGCGAGTACGGCCAACGCCCAGGGGATGGCCTTCCGGCGCGAAGCGTACTGGGCCGCCGGAGGGCATCACGCCGTCCGCGACGAGATGCTGGAGGGCACTGCGCTGGCCCGCCGGGTCCGCGCAGCCGGCTGGCCTGTCAGCAAGGCACTGGGCAAGGAGCATGTGGGCATCCGTGCGTACCGCAGCTACGCGGCATCGGTCCACGGCTTCAGTAAACACGCTCTGCATGTTCATCTCGGCTCCCGCCCCTTGCTCGTGGCGCTGGGCGCCCTGCATTTCCTGGTGTATACCCTGCCGTGGATACGCCGCCCCCGTCATCCCCTGCTGTGGGCTGTGCGGCTCGCCGGGCCTGCAGAACGGCTTCTGGTCAATTGGCTCACCGGTCGGCGCCAGTTGCCTGATCTGCTTGAAGCCCTGCTCGTCCCGGTCACGTTCCTGGCGGCGCTCCCCGCCTACCGACTTGCTCTGGGGCGGCAGGTGACCTGGAAGAACCGCACTTATACCAACGCGGCCCACAAGCACAACGACGAGGCGTGAAGATTTTGCAGAGCGCGACAGC
This DNA window, taken from Deinococcus aquaedulcis, encodes the following:
- a CDS encoding glycosyltransferase; this translates as MKRPLPLGPQLALAFLTFKGINLLLNALTFPRLRTPPACEALPMVSLLIPARDEAHNLRRHLPGIVAQAAHEVLILDDGSTDETAEVAAACGLRVIRGAPLPPGWKGKSWACHQLAAQASGEILLFLDADVVLHGGAARALAAHLQQHRSGLVSVLPRPQGLNLGTRLLAPLVDVMVLTWLAYPLQWLRWPQASTANAQGMAFRREAYWAAGGHHAVRDEMLEGTALARRVRAAGWPVSKALGKEHVGIRAYRSYAASVHGFSKHALHVHLGSRPLLVALGALHFLVYTLPWIRRPRHPLLWAVRLAGPAERLLVNWLTGRRQLPDLLEALLVPVTFLAALPAYRLALGRQVTWKNRTYTNAAHKHNDEA